One Allostreptomyces psammosilenae DNA segment encodes these proteins:
- a CDS encoding spermidine synthase, with translation MARGRQRNGRRDGRTGGRAGGSAAAPPGAPGAPGEPSGDGPAGGHPVDSGTAELRPDRDRPGGVTLLLDGTPQSHVDLDDPTYLEFEYVRRLGHVVDLAAPPGAPLAALHLGGGALTLPRYLAATRPRSGQQVVEIDAALVALVRERLPWDRSWRIRVRQGDAREVLARTPADFSDLVVADVFSGARTPAHLTSVEFVTEVARVLRPSGVYAANVADGAPLAFARSQVATVREVFPEVALIADPGVLRGRRFGNLVLVASLAPLPIADLLRRTAGDPFPGRVESGRALVDFAAGAAPVRDDVAVPSPAPPAGAFG, from the coding sequence ATGGCACGTGGCAGGCAGCGGAACGGACGACGGGACGGGCGGACGGGCGGCCGCGCGGGCGGCTCGGCCGCCGCGCCGCCGGGAGCCCCGGGCGCGCCGGGAGAGCCGTCCGGCGACGGCCCGGCCGGCGGCCACCCGGTGGACTCCGGCACCGCCGAGCTGCGGCCGGACCGCGACCGGCCGGGCGGGGTGACGCTGCTGCTGGACGGCACCCCGCAGTCCCACGTGGACCTCGACGACCCGACGTACCTCGAATTCGAGTACGTCCGACGGCTCGGCCACGTGGTCGACCTCGCGGCCCCGCCGGGCGCCCCGCTGGCCGCCCTCCACCTCGGCGGCGGCGCGCTGACGCTCCCCCGCTACCTGGCCGCCACCCGCCCGCGCTCCGGCCAGCAGGTGGTGGAGATCGACGCCGCCCTGGTGGCGCTGGTGCGGGAGCGGCTGCCCTGGGACCGCAGCTGGCGGATACGGGTGCGCCAGGGCGACGCCCGGGAGGTGCTCGCCCGGACCCCGGCGGACTTCTCCGACCTCGTGGTGGCGGACGTCTTCTCCGGGGCCCGCACCCCGGCGCACCTGACCTCCGTGGAGTTCGTCACCGAGGTCGCGCGGGTGCTGCGCCCCTCGGGCGTGTACGCGGCCAACGTGGCGGACGGCGCGCCGCTCGCCTTCGCCCGGTCGCAGGTGGCCACGGTGCGGGAGGTCTTCCCGGAGGTCGCGCTGATCGCGGATCCGGGCGTGCTGCGCGGGCGCCGGTTCGGCAACCTGGTGCTGGTCGCCTCCCTGGCCCCGCTGCCGATCGCCGACCTGCTGCGCCGGACCGCCGGGGACCCGTTCCCGGGCCGGGTGGAGAGCGGGCGGGCGCTGGTGGACTTCGCGGCCGGAGCCGCGCCGGTGCGGGACGACGTCGCGGTGCCCTCGCCCGCGCCGCCCGCCGGCGCCTTCGGCTGA
- a CDS encoding sensor histidine kinase yields MNLPSSPPARPRRSRRETATDTLLGLTLAVSALAPPSGPAGGTPPAPGEQFAAVALLVAAVVVSRARPLAALAAVLAAAFAEACGLVTGVPGRGPFGTGLDPFALGVAVFAYRAGRRTERMPPALPGAVAVAVVGATLMGVLGRETGGTDSMLMVVVFCGVLPWLLGRYRRHQQALVAAGWARAEQLEREQRIVADRERLRERSRIAQDMHDSLGHELSLLALRAGALEMTPDLDERHRAVAGELRVGAGRATQRLREIIGVLREDAEPAAPTRPVHEDVTELVERARAWGLAVELRIDDAFGRGPSPAPMVDLAVHRVVQESLTNATKHAPGAAVSVHLERRTGELVVTVTNTAPSPTVRALPLSSGGLGLVGLGERVRLAGGTLRAGPRPGGGFEVVARLPAAAGAVPPGPDGDGAREAPGGTAPAPTPGPADPEADPEAAPGVSESARQLARGSRAVRHRLLAAVVVPLLLAVCTGATVYAYHAHTAAGSTLSAADYARLRIGMTEAEARALLPPLQTAPPAAGAGPPASPGARCSYYRDAMVPFVEDVLGYRLCFADGRLVAKDLLSAAGVATTGPGAHRAWTPAAVTGAGTGAGTWPGSGLGSGETGR; encoded by the coding sequence GTGAACCTCCCGAGCAGCCCGCCGGCGCGCCCGCGCCGCTCCCGCCGGGAGACGGCCACCGACACCCTGCTGGGCCTGACGCTCGCCGTCTCCGCCCTCGCCCCGCCCTCCGGACCGGCCGGTGGAACCCCGCCCGCGCCGGGCGAGCAGTTCGCCGCGGTCGCCCTGCTGGTCGCCGCGGTGGTGGTCAGCCGCGCCCGGCCGCTGGCCGCGCTGGCCGCCGTCCTGGCCGCCGCGTTCGCCGAGGCCTGCGGGCTGGTCACCGGCGTCCCCGGCCGCGGCCCGTTCGGGACCGGGCTCGACCCGTTCGCGCTCGGGGTCGCCGTCTTCGCCTACCGGGCGGGCCGGCGCACCGAGCGGATGCCGCCCGCGCTGCCGGGCGCCGTGGCCGTCGCGGTGGTCGGCGCGACGCTGATGGGCGTCCTGGGCCGGGAGACGGGCGGCACCGACAGCATGCTGATGGTGGTGGTGTTCTGCGGCGTCCTGCCCTGGCTGCTGGGCCGCTACCGGCGCCACCAGCAGGCGCTGGTGGCCGCCGGCTGGGCCCGCGCCGAGCAGTTGGAGCGGGAGCAGCGGATCGTCGCCGACCGGGAACGGCTGCGCGAGCGCTCCCGGATCGCCCAGGACATGCACGACTCCCTCGGGCACGAACTCAGCCTGCTGGCGCTGCGCGCCGGGGCCCTGGAGATGACGCCGGACCTGGACGAACGGCACCGCGCCGTCGCCGGGGAACTGCGCGTCGGCGCCGGCCGGGCGACCCAGCGGCTGCGGGAGATCATCGGGGTGCTGCGCGAGGACGCCGAGCCCGCCGCGCCCACCCGGCCGGTGCACGAGGACGTCACCGAGCTGGTCGAGCGCGCCCGCGCCTGGGGCCTGGCGGTGGAGCTGCGGATCGACGACGCGTTCGGGCGCGGCCCGTCCCCGGCGCCCATGGTGGACCTGGCCGTGCACCGGGTGGTGCAGGAGTCGCTGACCAACGCCACCAAGCACGCCCCCGGCGCGGCCGTCTCCGTCCACCTGGAGCGGCGGACCGGTGAGCTGGTGGTCACCGTCACCAACACGGCGCCCTCGCCGACCGTCCGGGCCCTGCCGCTGTCCTCCGGCGGCCTGGGGCTGGTGGGGCTGGGCGAGCGGGTGCGGCTGGCCGGCGGCACCCTGCGCGCCGGGCCCCGCCCCGGCGGCGGCTTCGAGGTCGTCGCCCGCCTGCCCGCGGCCGCGGGCGCCGTGCCGCCCGGGCCGGACGGGGACGGCGCACGGGAGGCGCCCGGCGGCACCGCCCCCGCGCCTACGCCCGGCCCGGCCGACCCGGAGGCCGACCCGGAGGCCGCCCCGGGCGTCTCCGAGTCCGCCCGGCAGCTGGCCCGCGGCAGCCGCGCGGTGCGGCACCGGCTGCTGGCGGCGGTCGTGGTGCCGCTGCTGCTGGCGGTGTGCACGGGCGCCACCGTCTACGCGTACCACGCGCACACCGCCGCCGGTTCCACACTGTCCGCCGCCGACTACGCACGGCTGCGGATCGGCATGACCGAGGCGGAGGCGCGGGCCCTGCTGCCGCCGCTGCAGACGGCGCCGCCGGCGGCCGGCGCCGGGCCGCCCGCGTCGCCGGGGGCACGCTGCTCCTACTATCGCGACGCCATGGTTCCCTTCGTCGAGGACGTCCTCGGCTACCGGCTGTGCTTCGCGGACGGACGCCTGGTGGCCAAGGACCTCCTGTCGGCGGCGGGCGTCGCCACGACGGGGCCCGGGGCCCATCGGGCGTGGACCCCCGCGGCCGTGACCGGGGCCGGGACGGGGGCCGGGACGTGGCCCGGATCAGGGCTCGGAAGTGGGGAGACGGGGCGGTGA
- a CDS encoding DedA family protein — translation MDGLLALVEGAVTTPWIYLALFALAALDSVVPVAPGESLVVTAAVFSATGAPEPLLVVAAAALGAFVGDHASYLVGRSASGSLERWMRPGTRQGAAFAWAGRTLQGRGGVILLASRYVPGARTATTLTMGATGYPLQRFTAFDAGGALLWGGGWTLIGYLGGQAFGDDPLLGLAAGLGMAAAMTVLAEVARRLWGRRARRRGTAAPDEAVDPAG, via the coding sequence ATGGACGGCCTGCTGGCCCTGGTGGAGGGCGCGGTCACCACCCCGTGGATATACCTCGCGCTCTTCGCCCTGGCCGCGTTGGACAGCGTCGTTCCGGTGGCGCCGGGCGAGAGCCTGGTGGTCACGGCGGCCGTGTTCAGCGCCACCGGAGCCCCGGAGCCGCTGCTGGTCGTCGCCGCGGCGGCGCTCGGCGCGTTCGTCGGCGACCACGCCTCCTACCTGGTCGGCCGGAGCGCCAGCGGCAGCCTGGAGCGCTGGATGCGGCCGGGTACCCGCCAGGGTGCGGCGTTCGCCTGGGCGGGGCGGACCCTCCAGGGGCGCGGCGGGGTGATCCTGCTCGCGTCCCGGTACGTCCCCGGCGCGCGCACCGCCACGACGCTCACCATGGGCGCGACGGGCTACCCGCTCCAGCGGTTCACCGCCTTCGACGCGGGCGGCGCGCTGCTGTGGGGCGGCGGATGGACGCTGATCGGCTACCTCGGCGGCCAGGCCTTCGGCGACGACCCGCTGCTCGGCCTGGCCGCCGGGCTGGGCATGGCGGCGGCGATGACCGTGCTGGCCGAGGTGGCACGCCGGCTGTGGGGGCGCCGGGCGCGGCGCCGCGGGACGGCCGCCCCGGACGAGGCGGTGGACCCGGCCGGCTGA
- a CDS encoding cation:proton antiporter — protein sequence MTHADNLIAMGGAFLAAGLLARLGGRIGLPTIPLFMMAGILLGPHTPGYALVEDPHSLEMLSALGLVLLLFYLGLEFHFDDLKRGGGRMIAAGGIYLALNIGAGLAFGFAVGWGTREALVLAGVIGISSSAIVTKLLVDLGRIGNPETRLVLGIIVIEDIFLALYLAALSPVLGSADSLAGAALDFATAFAFLLALAAAARWGTRIAERLVAVRDSELLVVTFLGLAVLVSGIAEELGVSDAIGAFMVGMILGATTSGPRIRELVHPLRDAFAAIFFFAFGVSIDPGDVLTVMPQVLVAVAVTFVSVGVAGVCAGALYGYDRAKTANVTLAVLSRGEFALVLGTLAAAAGLDARLTAFIAGYVLLLAMIGPLAAARPGPLARVLPRRFLPDAPEVPEAPEALEAPSEAGETPRAPDAHARTAGRAVAVEEATGTPDEPAGTAGEPASAAGGSRQVSALREQD from the coding sequence ATGACGCACGCCGACAACCTGATCGCGATGGGCGGCGCCTTCCTCGCCGCCGGACTGCTGGCCCGCCTCGGCGGCCGGATCGGCCTGCCCACCATCCCGCTGTTCATGATGGCCGGCATCCTGCTCGGCCCGCACACCCCCGGGTACGCGCTCGTCGAGGACCCGCACTCGCTGGAGATGCTCTCCGCCCTCGGCCTGGTGCTGCTGCTGTTCTACCTGGGGCTGGAGTTCCACTTCGACGACCTCAAGCGCGGCGGCGGACGCATGATCGCCGCCGGCGGCATCTACCTGGCGTTGAACATCGGCGCCGGCCTGGCCTTCGGCTTCGCCGTCGGCTGGGGCACCCGCGAGGCGCTGGTGCTCGCCGGCGTCATCGGCATCTCCTCGTCGGCCATCGTCACCAAGCTGCTGGTCGACCTCGGCCGGATCGGCAACCCGGAGACCCGCCTGGTCCTCGGCATCATCGTGATCGAGGACATCTTCCTGGCCCTCTACCTGGCGGCCCTGTCGCCGGTGCTGGGCTCTGCGGACAGCCTGGCCGGGGCGGCGCTCGACTTCGCCACGGCGTTCGCCTTCCTGCTGGCGCTGGCCGCCGCCGCCCGCTGGGGCACCCGGATCGCCGAGCGGCTGGTCGCCGTGCGGGACAGCGAACTGCTGGTCGTCACCTTCCTGGGCCTGGCCGTCCTGGTCTCCGGCATCGCCGAGGAACTCGGCGTCTCCGACGCCATCGGCGCCTTCATGGTCGGCATGATCCTCGGCGCCACCACCTCAGGCCCGCGCATCCGCGAGCTGGTGCACCCCCTGCGGGACGCCTTCGCGGCGATCTTCTTCTTCGCCTTCGGCGTCTCCATCGACCCGGGCGACGTCCTCACCGTGATGCCGCAGGTGCTGGTGGCGGTCGCGGTGACCTTCGTCTCGGTCGGCGTCGCGGGGGTGTGCGCCGGCGCGCTCTACGGGTACGACCGGGCCAAGACGGCCAACGTCACCCTCGCGGTGCTCTCCCGGGGCGAGTTCGCCCTGGTGCTGGGAACCCTGGCGGCCGCGGCCGGCCTGGACGCGCGGCTGACCGCCTTCATCGCCGGCTACGTGCTGCTGCTCGCCATGATCGGCCCGCTGGCGGCAGCCCGCCCAGGCCCGCTGGCCCGCGTCCTCCCGCGCCGCTTCCTGCCCGACGCCCCTGAGGTTCCGGAGGCCCCGGAGGCCCTGGAGGCCCCGTCGGAGGCCGGGGAGACCCCGAGGGCTCCTGACGCCCATGCCCGGACGGCCGGGCGGGCGGTGGCCGTGGAGGAGGCGACCGGGACGCCGGACGAGCCGGCGGGGACCGCCGGTGAGCCGGCCTCGGCCGCCGGCGGCTCCCGCCAGGTCTCCGCGCTCCGCGAGCAGGACTGA
- a CDS encoding response regulator, producing MIRVLLADDEAMIRAGVRAILSTDPGIAVVAEAADGRQAVELARGHRPDVALLDIRMPRLDGLAAGAEIRRLVPETGVVMLTTFSEDDYIARALGGGASGFLLKAGDPRELIAGVRAVAAGAAYLSPEVAQRVIRELSGDRMSRASAARARVEGLTARESEVLALLGAGLSNAQIARRLHLVEGTVKAYVSAILSRLQVRNRVQAAILAYEAGLVE from the coding sequence GTGATCCGGGTGCTGCTCGCCGACGACGAGGCGATGATCCGGGCCGGCGTGCGGGCGATCCTGTCCACCGACCCGGGCATCGCCGTGGTGGCCGAGGCGGCGGACGGGCGGCAGGCCGTCGAGCTGGCGCGCGGCCACCGGCCGGACGTGGCGCTGCTGGACATCCGGATGCCCCGGCTCGACGGCCTGGCGGCGGGCGCGGAGATCCGCCGGCTGGTGCCCGAGACCGGGGTGGTGATGCTGACCACCTTCTCCGAGGACGACTACATCGCCCGCGCGCTCGGCGGCGGCGCCTCCGGCTTCCTGCTCAAGGCCGGCGACCCGCGCGAGCTGATCGCCGGGGTGCGGGCGGTGGCCGCCGGCGCCGCCTACCTCTCCCCGGAGGTCGCCCAGCGGGTCATCCGCGAGCTGAGCGGCGACCGGATGTCCCGGGCCTCGGCGGCCCGCGCCCGCGTGGAGGGGCTGACCGCGCGGGAGAGCGAGGTGCTGGCGCTGCTGGGCGCCGGGCTCTCCAACGCCCAGATCGCCCGCCGGCTGCACCTGGTCGAGGGCACGGTGAAGGCGTACGTCAGCGCGATCCTGAGCCGCCTCCAGGTGCGCAACCGGGTCCAGGCGGCCATCCTCGCCTACGAGGCCGGACTGGTGGAGTGA